The genomic DNA GCCAGAGCAGGATCAGCTTGGCCATGTCAGGCGACAGCGTGCCCGTCACCGGGTTCCGCTTCACGGCGCGCCGGACCGCGAGCACGATCCCCCACACCGCGACCGGGAGCCACGGCCAGTAGTAGGTAGCGAGATCGCGTGCGTAGCCGAGGTAGTTGATCCATCCCGGCTCGCCGCTCGTCGGCGCGAAGCCGCGCTCCAGGAGGAGCCACCGGAAGTGCTCCTCGACGAACTGGGCGCGATGCGCGCCCAGCTGGGCGAGATACCAGGGAGCGACCGTCGCCGCGGCCGCGAGCGGCGCGAGCCAGAACGGAAGCCGGAGGAGATCCCTGGCCCGCCCCGTCCAGGCGAGGTGGAGGGCCGCCACGACCAGCGGGAAGAGCCCGAGCACGTTCTTCGTGAGGACCCCCAGGCCGCAGAGGACTCCGAGCAGCGCGTAGAACGCGGGGCGTCCCTCGCGAGCGCGAAGGTAGGCATGCATGGCCAGGAGGAAGAGGAGCGTCAGGAACACGTCGAACATGGCGTGCCGCGAGTACTTGAGGAAGTACTGCGTCGTGAGCAGCACGACGGCGGCGCACCACGCCGCGAAGGCGCTCAGGCCCAGACGGAGCGCCAGGCGGTGCAGCAGCACCACGCAGAGCACCCCCGCGATCGCCGAGGGAAGGATCGCCGCCACGTTGCGCACGCCGAGGAGGAGAAAGGACCCCGCCATGAGCCAGAGGACGAGCGGCGGGTTGTCCAGCGAGACCTGGCCGTCGTAATGCGGCGTGACCCAGTCGCCGCCCGCCACCGTCTCCTTCGCTTTCTGGGCGTAGTAGCAATCGTCGAAGTTGGCCAGGTACCCTTCGCCGAGGTGGGCGAAGACGATGAAGACCGCAAGCAGCGCGAGCGCGAGCGTGGCCGCGGCGGGACGGTGTGGGTCGAGCGGGGTGGCCGCTTGCGGCGCCACCGGAGAGGCCGGCGTCAAGCGGCTGCCGCGGGAGCGGGACGCCCCCGCCGCGCTCCCTCGTCGTAGAGAGCGGCGTAGCGCGTCACCATCCGCTCCAGGCTGAACTCCGCGCGGGCCCGCTCCCGGCCGGCGGCGCCGTGGGCCGCGGCGAGCGCGGGATCCTCCGAGTAGCGTGCGAGCGCCGCGGCAAGCCCGGCCGGATCGGAGGGAGGCACCAGGAGTCCCGTCCTCCCCTCCTCCACCAGCTCGGGATTTCCCCCCACACGCGTGGCGACCACAGGCAGCCCCGTCGCCATCGCTTCGAGGATCGTGTTCGAGATCCCTTCCGCTTTCGAGGGAAGCGCGAACAGATCGATCGCGCGGAGCTGCTCGGCGACGTCCTCGCGTGCGCCGGGGAGCGACGCGGCCTCCCATGCGCCTCCCTCGCGAAGGCGCGACTCCACGGCCGCGCGCAGCGCGCCATCCCCCACCAGGACCAGCCGCACGCGAGCAGCCATGTCGGGTCGGGACCGGCGCAGGAGGAGGAAGGCTTCCACCAGGTTCAACGGATCCTTCACGTCCTGCATGCGGCCGACCGTGCCGATCGTGAACGAACCCTCCTCGCGCGGGGCCTCGCGCGGTCGGAAACGGTCCACGTCGACGCCGTTGTAGATCTGGGTGATCCGCCGCGGCGCGATGCCGACCCGTTCCGCCAGGTAGCGCTCCTGGTGCTTCGAAAGCGCCACGAAGCGGTGCACGAGGGGCGCGTGAAGGCGGCGATTCCAGGCGTTCTTCCGGTTCCTCCCCTGCAGATCGTCGGTCTCCCAGCCGTGCTCGCCGTGGATGCGCCAGGGGACGCCCGCGATCGCGGCCGGGAGGAGCGCGTCCATGCCGGAGGGGTTTCGGGTGTGCACGATGGCGGGGCGAATCCGCCGGAACAGCCGGACGAGATCGGGAGTGACGCGCCCCACGCCGCGCTCGTGCACCCCCATCGCGAACACCTCCACGTCGGGGCGCGTGATCCGCCGGCGGAAGTCGTCGTAGTACGCCATGCAGACGACGGCGTGGCGGTAGCGGTCGGGCGGGATCCGATTGATCAGGTTGACGAGCCCGTTCTCCAGCCCGCCCATGCAGAGGTGGTAGAGGACATGGGCGACGAGAGGAGGCTCCCGATACGCGGCGCGGCCGTTCATGCTGCGCTCCTGTGGCATTGCGTCACGGGGCGGGAGGATAGCACGCGCGCGGGCCGTGCGGTCGGCCCCGCGCCGACGTGCCTAGCGACGCGCGCTCAAGAGATCGAGCGTGTGCGTGAGGAGATCCTTGCCGCCTTCCGCGCCGTGGCCCGGCACGACGATCGTGGTCGCAGGATAGCGCTCCATCGCCCGTCGGATCGCCCCGGGCCAGGCGTGCGTGTCCGCATCGGCGAGATTGCCGAGCGACGTCGCATCGGCCGACTTGACTGCGCATCCACCGAAGAGGATCCGTTCGGAAGGGACCCAAACCATGACGTTGCCCGGAGCGTGCGCGGTCCCGGGATCGAAGACCTCGACGGACCCGATCCACTCGGCGTCTCCGGCCCGTCGCAGATCCGCGAGAGGATGCGACGGAATCGGCAGCCCGGCTTCTTCGGCCTTCGTGATCGTGAGGGGGTGCGCAAACACCGGAATTCCGCGGCGACGGAGCACGTCCGCTCCTGCAAGGCGGTCCATGTGCGCATGGGTCACGATCGCGCGGCGCACCGGCAGCTTGATTTCGCGAGCGATCCGATCGAGGAGATCGACAGTCATGAGCTCGCCCCATGCCGTGTCGATCAGGACGAGCCCGTCCTTCTCCCGGACCACGAGGCCGTTGGCCGGGATCACGTGACCGTCCGGGTAGTCGTAGAGCGAGGTGTGGATCCAGACTCCCGGACGGAGGAGCCGGAGCTCGACCGAGGGGCGGGACGGGCTTGTGTTTTCGGGGGATGCCTTGGCTCTGGGATTCGGCCGCGCCGGTGCGGCTGCAGAGAAAGCGAGAACCATGAGAGAACCCGCGAGGAGCCCCCGACCGAACGAACGTGTCGGCATGGAACCGTCCCCCTGCTCTCAGGCGCTTGCTGGGAGGCTACCGCTGCTATCAGGTGAAATGGTGCGCCCGAAGGGATTCGAACCCCTGGCCTTCTGCTCCGGAGGCAGACGCTCTATCCAGCTGAGCTACGGGCGCAACGAGCGGATCATACTACCAGTTACGGGGATTGCGTGCAGCCCCAGAAACCGAGAAAACGCCGATGTTCGGCGGCGATGGCGGGAACGCCTCCGCGCTTGATTCCCTCCGGTTGCGAGACTAGCGTTGTTCGCATGACGCACCAGGGTGACGGACCGGTCGACGGACATCTCGTTGTCGTGGGCTCCTCCGCCGGGGGCATCGAGGCCCTCTCGGTGCTCGCCTCGGGGCTGGGCAAGGACTTTTCCGCCCCGGTGGTCCTGGCCCAGCACCTCGATCCCTCCCGGCCCAGCCAGCTCGCCGGAATCCTCGAGCGCCGCACCGACCTCCCCGTGGTGACCGTGACCGGGGATACGGTGCTCGAGCCCGGAACGATCTACGTGGTGCCCGCCAACCGCCACGTGCTGATCCGCGACGGCATGGTCGCGCTCGGCGCGGATCAGGCCGACCGGCCGCGCCCCTCGATCGACCTCCTGCTCTCCACGGCGGCCCGTTCCTACGCCGACAAGCTGATTGCCGTGATCCTGACCGGTTCGGGGTCCGACGGCGCCGCGGGAGCCGTCGAGGTGAAGGAGCACGGCGGCACCGTCGTGATCCAGAACCCGAAGACCGCGGCCCATCCCTCGATGCCCTCGGCGCTTCCGCCGACCGTCGTGGATCACGTGTGCGATCTCGAGGAGATCGCCGCGCTGCTCCGGGACATCCTGAGCGGAGCGATCATCGAGAAGCATATCGAGACCGTGGATCGGGGCGCGCTCGACGAAATCCTGACGATGGTCTCGCGCCACGGCGACGTCGATTTCCGCCAGTACAAGTCGGCGACCATCCTCCGCCGGATCAGTCGCCGGATCGCGGTCAACCATCTGCAAAGCATCGACGAGTATCGGGACCTCCTCGCGGTGCGGCCGCAGGAGATCGACGATCTGATCCGCTCCCTCCTCATCAAGGTCACCGACTTCTTCCGCGACGGTGAGGCGTTCGAGTTTCTCGAGCAGAAGGTGATGCCCGATCTCATCGAGGCCGGGCGCGCGCGCGGACGCGTTCTCCGTTTCTGGTGCGCGGGCTGCGCCACGGGCGAAGAGAGTTACTCCCTGGCGCTCCTCGTGGCCCACGCCCTCGGCCAGGAGCTCCCGGAGTGGAGCGTGCGAATCTTCGCGACGGATGCCGACGAGGAGGCGATCGCGTTTGCCCGGCGAGGGTTCTACCCTCCCACCGTGCTCAAGAACCTGCCGGAGGAGTATCGGAACCAGTTCTTCGAAGCTTCGGACCAGGGCTACCGCGTCATCAAGCAGCTCCGGCAGATGATGATCTTCGGGCAGCAGGATCTGAGCCGCGGCGTTCCCTTCCCGCGCATCGATCTCGTGACCTGCCGCAACGTGCTCATCTATTTCCGTCCCGAGCTGCAGCAGGCGGTGCTCGACCTGTTCGCCTATTCGCTTCATCGGACCCACGGCTACCTCTTCCTCGGAAAAGCCGAGACGGCCCGCCCGTCGCGGTCCACCTACGAGATCGTCCAGAAGAGATTCAAGATCTATCGCTGCGTCACCGGTCCGATGCCGATGCCGGTGCGTCCCCCGGACGGCCGGCGCGTGGAGGGTGCCCCGGATATGGCCGCGGCCCCCGAGCGACGATCCGCGTCGGAGCCGCACGGCGACGACGGCGAGTCGCGGCGTATCCACGAAGCCCTCCTCAGGACCCTTCCGCTCGGCGTCTGCGTGATCGACCGCTCCTATCGCATCCAGAGCATCAATGCGGCCGCGCGGCGCCTGCTCGGGGTGCGCGAGGCGGGGACCGAGCAGGACTTCCTGCACACGGTGCGCGGACTTCCCTACGACGAGGTGCGCGCCGCGATCGACCGGACCTTCCGGGAGCGTTCGATCTCGGTGCTGCCGCAGATCGAAATGCGCGAGGGACTGGGCGAGGCGCGCTATCTGGCCCTCCAGATCGTTCCCATGGAGGGCCAGGCCGATATCGCGATCGTTTCGGTGGAGAACGTGACCGAGCTGGCCCAGATGCAGCGGCGGATGCAGGCGGTGCAGTCGGAGCAGACCCAGCTGGCGTCCGAGCTGAGCGCGGCCAATCGCCGCCTGACCGACATGAACCAGAACCTCCAGGACGCGAACGAAGAGCTGCAGGCGGCCAACGAGGAGATGATGCTCACGCAGGAGGAGCTGCAGGCCACGAACGAGGAGTTCGAGGCGACCAATGAGGAGCTGCAGGCCACCAACGAGGAGCTGGAGACCGGCAACGAGGAGCTGCAGGCCACCAACGAGGAGCTCGAAACGACGAACGACGAGCTTCAAGCGCGCACCTCGGAGCTCCAGGAGATGGCGCGGAACCTGACCGGCGAGCGGCACCGGCTTTCCGAGATCGTGGAGCGGTCCCCGCTTCAGGTCCTGCTCCTGCGCGGGCCGGCGATGATCATCGAGACCATGAATCCGCAGCTGGCCATGCTCGTCGAGGGTTCGCCCGCCGCCGGGCGGCGCTTCGAGGAGGCCTGCGTCGATCCCGCCCTGGGCGAGCTGCGCGCGGGCGTGCGGCGGGCCTACTCCGAGGCGCGTCCCTGGCAGAGCGGTCCGACGAGGCTCGTCTTCGGCGAAGAGGAGCGTCAGCTCGAGTTTCTGGCGGTCCCCACGCACGACGCGGACGACGTCGTCGACGGGATCGCCCTGTATGTCGAGGACGTCACCGCGCGGCGCCGGATGGAAGAGGCGGAGCGTCTGGAGAAGCTCAAGCTGATGCTGGAGGGCGCCGAACAGGTGGCGCTGGCTATGTTCGAGGCGTCCGGAGGCCGGCTGGTGGACGCGAACCGCCGCTACTTTGACGTGATTCAGCGGCTGCGCGGCCTCGGACCCGACGAAGCGCGCGGCCAGGACTGGCGCCGCCTCTGGCTCCAGGGCGAAGACACCTCGTCCCGGTTCGCCGAAGTCCTCGCGATGCGAAAGCCGCTGCGTCTCGATGAGATTCACGTGGGCGAGGGGAACGACACATCGGTCTGGGACTGCAGCCTGATCCCGATCGCCTCGGCGGCTGGAGGCTCGGTCGATCACGTCATTCTGAGCGCCGTCGAAGTGACGAGATCCGTTCTGGCGCGGGAGCAGCTCG from Candidatus Binatia bacterium includes the following:
- a CDS encoding phospholipid carrier-dependent glycosyltransferase, which gives rise to MAPQAATPLDPHRPAAATLALALLAVFIVFAHLGEGYLANFDDCYYAQKAKETVAGGDWVTPHYDGQVSLDNPPLVLWLMAGSFLLLGVRNVAAILPSAIAGVLCVVLLHRLALRLGLSAFAAWCAAVVLLTTQYFLKYSRHAMFDVFLTLLFLLAMHAYLRAREGRPAFYALLGVLCGLGVLTKNVLGLFPLVVAALHLAWTGRARDLLRLPFWLAPLAAAATVAPWYLAQLGAHRAQFVEEHFRWLLLERGFAPTSGEPGWINYLGYARDLATYYWPWLPVAVWGIVLAVRRAVKRNPVTGTLSPDMAKLILLWLVIVIGVMSAGREKKLWYIMTAFPALALAASLSLDAWFRGESTRRRAVTGSLALLATLALALNFAPSRRGAERLPGLDTIARAVSTAAAPGARIVNYANGYWSIQNFMLFYSDHGLTKPTSDPDSVRAALDGGALALVATRRTAEIAGPDSAHYRVWVRSGAWALMRAGPDLPVTIPSSDPYR
- a CDS encoding TIGR03088 family PEP-CTERM/XrtA system glycosyltransferase, whose amino-acid sequence is MNGRAAYREPPLVAHVLYHLCMGGLENGLVNLINRIPPDRYRHAVVCMAYYDDFRRRITRPDVEVFAMGVHERGVGRVTPDLVRLFRRIRPAIVHTRNPSGMDALLPAAIAGVPWRIHGEHGWETDDLQGRNRKNAWNRRLHAPLVHRFVALSKHQERYLAERVGIAPRRITQIYNGVDVDRFRPREAPREEGSFTIGTVGRMQDVKDPLNLVEAFLLLRRSRPDMAARVRLVLVGDGALRAAVESRLREGGAWEAASLPGAREDVAEQLRAIDLFALPSKAEGISNTILEAMATGLPVVATRVGGNPELVEEGRTGLLVPPSDPAGLAAALARYSEDPALAAAHGAAGRERARAEFSLERMVTRYAALYDEGARRGRPAPAAAA
- the bla gene encoding subclass B1 metallo-beta-lactamase gives rise to the protein MVLAFSAAAPARPNPRAKASPENTSPSRPSVELRLLRPGVWIHTSLYDYPDGHVIPANGLVVREKDGLVLIDTAWGELMTVDLLDRIAREIKLPVRRAIVTHAHMDRLAGADVLRRRGIPVFAHPLTITKAEEAGLPIPSHPLADLRRAGDAEWIGSVEVFDPGTAHAPGNVMVWVPSERILFGGCAVKSADATSLGNLADADTHAWPGAIRRAMERYPATTIVVPGHGAEGGKDLLTHTLDLLSARR
- a CDS encoding CheR family methyltransferase encodes the protein MTHQGDGPVDGHLVVVGSSAGGIEALSVLASGLGKDFSAPVVLAQHLDPSRPSQLAGILERRTDLPVVTVTGDTVLEPGTIYVVPANRHVLIRDGMVALGADQADRPRPSIDLLLSTAARSYADKLIAVILTGSGSDGAAGAVEVKEHGGTVVIQNPKTAAHPSMPSALPPTVVDHVCDLEEIAALLRDILSGAIIEKHIETVDRGALDEILTMVSRHGDVDFRQYKSATILRRISRRIAVNHLQSIDEYRDLLAVRPQEIDDLIRSLLIKVTDFFRDGEAFEFLEQKVMPDLIEAGRARGRVLRFWCAGCATGEESYSLALLVAHALGQELPEWSVRIFATDADEEAIAFARRGFYPPTVLKNLPEEYRNQFFEASDQGYRVIKQLRQMMIFGQQDLSRGVPFPRIDLVTCRNVLIYFRPELQQAVLDLFAYSLHRTHGYLFLGKAETARPSRSTYEIVQKRFKIYRCVTGPMPMPVRPPDGRRVEGAPDMAAAPERRSASEPHGDDGESRRIHEALLRTLPLGVCVIDRSYRIQSINAAARRLLGVREAGTEQDFLHTVRGLPYDEVRAAIDRTFRERSISVLPQIEMREGLGEARYLALQIVPMEGQADIAIVSVENVTELAQMQRRMQAVQSEQTQLASELSAANRRLTDMNQNLQDANEELQAANEEMMLTQEELQATNEEFEATNEELQATNEELETGNEELQATNEELETTNDELQARTSELQEMARNLTGERHRLSEIVERSPLQVLLLRGPAMIIETMNPQLAMLVEGSPAAGRRFEEACVDPALGELRAGVRRAYSEARPWQSGPTRLVFGEEERQLEFLAVPTHDADDVVDGIALYVEDVTARRRMEEAERLEKLKLMLEGAEQVALAMFEASGGRLVDANRRYFDVIQRLRGLGPDEARGQDWRRLWLQGEDTSSRFAEVLAMRKPLRLDEIHVGEGNDTSVWDCSLIPIASAAGGSVDHVILSAVEVTRSVLAREQLEQLDRLKDNFLSLASHELRTPLTPLSAYAEVLANLIVEKRRDADWEARANDVVSKFRRQVAYMSRLTEDLVDLARLRSGQLSLEVKPVELRRVLEQARDQSAMESTAAPVELEAAPGVVVLGDEMRLVQVAHNILSNALKHATGTDRVVVSTRTRSENGTRWGRVEVADDGPGIPAAYRGDLFQRFLRQEGDGRAARGGLGLGLFIAARIVEQHGGRIGAEHRDPGTTIWFEVPLAP